In Streptomyces nodosus, one DNA window encodes the following:
- a CDS encoding THUMP-like domain-containing protein, producing MNDLSFASLLTPEGRALLDEVRGTAPAQELAVATRLRREHPAELVSAALTQARLRERAAAKFGAEDARRMFFTPNGVEQSTRTAVATHRAERMQALGVTSVADLCCGIGGDALALARAGIRVLAVDRDPLTVAAARANAEELGLSALIEVREADVTEVDVSAYDAVFVDPARRGGRPGGGARGGSGRIFDPEAYSPPLSWAVATARRAPHAALKVAPGIPHEAVPDEAEAEWISDGGDVKEAVLWFGTEPGLVRATLLPGPRVLRGRGLPDPPVRPVGRYLYEPDGAVIRAHLVAEVAEELDGGLIDETIAYVTADERRDCPHATAYEITDRLPFHVKRLKALLREREVGVLTVKKRGSAVEPDELRRKVLPKPYGPNAVTVFLTRVAGAPTMLLGHPSDRA from the coding sequence GTGAACGACCTCTCCTTCGCCTCTCTGCTCACCCCCGAGGGCCGCGCCCTCCTCGACGAGGTGCGTGGCACCGCTCCGGCACAGGAGCTGGCCGTCGCGACCCGGCTGCGCCGCGAGCACCCCGCCGAGCTGGTCTCGGCGGCCCTCACCCAGGCGCGGCTGCGCGAGCGGGCGGCGGCGAAGTTCGGCGCCGAGGACGCCCGGCGGATGTTCTTCACCCCGAACGGCGTCGAACAGTCCACCAGGACCGCCGTCGCGACCCACCGTGCCGAACGGATGCAGGCCCTGGGCGTGACCTCCGTCGCCGATCTGTGCTGCGGCATCGGCGGGGACGCCCTGGCGCTGGCCCGGGCCGGCATCCGGGTCCTGGCCGTGGACCGCGATCCGCTGACGGTTGCGGCGGCGCGCGCCAACGCCGAGGAGCTGGGCCTGTCGGCACTGATCGAGGTGCGCGAGGCGGACGTCACGGAGGTGGACGTCTCGGCGTACGACGCCGTCTTCGTCGATCCGGCACGCCGGGGCGGCCGGCCGGGGGGTGGCGCGCGAGGAGGGAGCGGGCGGATCTTCGACCCGGAGGCCTACTCGCCCCCGCTGTCCTGGGCCGTGGCCACGGCGCGCCGGGCCCCGCACGCCGCGCTGAAGGTCGCTCCGGGCATTCCGCACGAGGCGGTGCCCGACGAGGCCGAGGCCGAGTGGATCTCGGACGGCGGGGACGTCAAGGAGGCGGTGCTGTGGTTCGGCACGGAACCGGGTCTCGTACGGGCCACCCTGCTGCCCGGCCCCCGGGTGCTGCGCGGCCGGGGCCTGCCCGATCCGCCGGTGCGCCCGGTCGGCCGCTATCTCTATGAACCCGACGGCGCCGTCATCCGCGCGCATCTGGTGGCGGAGGTGGCCGAGGAGCTGGACGGCGGGCTCATCGACGAGACGATCGCCTATGTGACGGCGGACGAACGCCGCGACTGCCCCCACGCCACCGCGTACGAGATCACCGACCGGCTCCCCTTCCATGTGAAGAGGCTGAAGGCGCTGCTGCGCGAGCGGGAGGTCGGGGTCCTGACCGTGAAGAAGCGGGGCTCGGCGGTCGAACCGGATGAACTGCGCCGCAAGGTGCTGCCCAAGCCGTACGGTCCGAACGCGGTGACCGTCTTCCTGACCCGGGTGGCGGGAGCGCCGACGATGCTGCTGGGGCATCCGTCGGACAGGGCCTAA
- the tsaD gene encoding tRNA (adenosine(37)-N6)-threonylcarbamoyltransferase complex transferase subunit TsaD encodes MADEPLVLGIETSCDETGVGIVRGTTLLADAVASSVEEHARFGGVVPEVASRAHLEAMVPTIERALKEAGVSARDLDGIAVTAGPGLAGALLVGVSAAKAYAYALGKPMYGVNHLASHICVDQLEHGALPEPTMALLVSGGHSSLLLSTDITADVRPMGATIDDAAGEAFDKIARVLNLGFPGGPVIDRYAREGDPGAIAFPRGLTGPRDPAYDFSFSGLKTAVARWIEARRAAGEEVPVRDVAASFQEAVVDVLTRKAVRACKDEGVDHLMIGGGVAANSRLRALAQERCEAAGIRLRVPRPKLCTDNGAMVAALGAEMVARGRAASDWDLSADSSLPVTDPHVPGRPHAHDEDRGHGGAHAPAHAHGHSHSHDHVHEISKENLYS; translated from the coding sequence ATGGCTGACGAACCACTGGTGCTGGGGATCGAGACCTCCTGCGACGAGACCGGCGTCGGCATCGTGCGCGGCACCACCCTCCTCGCGGACGCCGTCGCCTCCAGCGTCGAGGAGCACGCGCGCTTCGGCGGGGTGGTCCCGGAGGTCGCCTCCCGGGCGCACCTCGAGGCGATGGTGCCGACGATCGAACGGGCGCTGAAGGAAGCAGGGGTGAGCGCGCGGGACCTGGACGGCATCGCGGTCACCGCCGGGCCGGGCCTCGCGGGCGCGCTGCTGGTCGGCGTCTCGGCGGCGAAGGCGTACGCCTATGCGCTCGGCAAGCCGATGTACGGCGTCAACCACCTTGCCTCCCACATCTGCGTGGACCAGCTGGAGCACGGCGCGCTGCCGGAGCCGACGATGGCGCTGCTGGTGAGCGGCGGCCACTCCTCCCTCCTGCTGTCCACGGACATCACCGCGGACGTACGGCCGATGGGCGCGACCATCGACGACGCGGCGGGCGAGGCCTTCGACAAGATCGCGCGGGTGCTGAACCTCGGCTTCCCGGGCGGCCCGGTCATCGACCGCTATGCGCGCGAGGGCGACCCGGGGGCGATCGCCTTCCCGCGCGGTCTGACGGGTCCGCGGGACCCCGCGTACGACTTCTCCTTCTCCGGTCTGAAGACGGCCGTGGCCCGCTGGATCGAGGCCAGGCGCGCGGCGGGGGAGGAGGTGCCGGTGCGCGATGTGGCGGCCTCCTTCCAGGAGGCGGTGGTGGACGTGCTGACCCGCAAGGCGGTACGGGCCTGCAAGGACGAGGGCGTCGACCATCTGATGATCGGCGGCGGTGTGGCCGCGAACTCCCGGCTGCGCGCACTGGCGCAGGAGCGCTGCGAGGCGGCCGGGATCCGGCTGCGGGTGCCCCGCCCCAAGCTGTGCACGGACAACGGCGCGATGGTCGCGGCGCTGGGCGCGGAGATGGTCGCCCGGGGGCGCGCCGCATCGGACTGGGACCTGTCGGCGGACTCCTCGCTGCCGGTGACGGACCCGCATGTGCCGGGCCGGCCGCACGCCCATGACGAGGACCGGGGGCACGGCGGCGCCCACGCCCCGGCGCACGCCCACGGCCACTCCCACTCCCATGACCACGTGCATGAGATCAGCAAGGAGAACCTGTACTCGTGA
- the rimI gene encoding ribosomal protein S18-alanine N-acetyltransferase gives MTAPLTPALREMRWWDIDSVLDLEKDLFPEDAWSRGMFWSELAHSRGPGATRRYVVAVERERVVGYAGLAAQGDLGDVQTIAVAREQWGTGLGGRLLTELLRAATAFECAEVMLECRVDNVRARKLYERFGFEPIGFRRGYYQPGNVDALVMRLTTAAPDSGSAAGSTSVQGTENNG, from the coding sequence GTGACGGCGCCACTGACGCCCGCGCTGCGCGAGATGCGCTGGTGGGACATCGATTCCGTACTGGACCTCGAGAAGGACCTCTTCCCCGAGGACGCCTGGTCCCGGGGCATGTTCTGGTCCGAGCTGGCGCACTCCCGCGGCCCGGGGGCGACCCGTCGGTATGTCGTCGCCGTGGAGCGCGAGCGGGTCGTCGGATACGCCGGGCTGGCCGCTCAGGGGGACCTGGGTGACGTCCAGACCATCGCCGTCGCCCGCGAGCAGTGGGGCACCGGACTCGGTGGACGGCTGCTCACCGAGCTGCTGCGGGCGGCGACCGCGTTCGAATGCGCCGAGGTGATGCTCGAATGCCGGGTCGACAATGTGCGCGCCCGGAAGCTGTACGAGCGCTTCGGCTTCGAGCCCATCGGGTTCAGACGCGGCTACTACCAGCCGGGAAACGTGGACGCCCTGGTGATGCGGCTGACCACGGCAGCGCCCGACAGCGGTTCCGCTGCGGGCTCCACCTCAGTGCAAGGAACCGAGAACAATGGCTGA
- a CDS encoding LacI family DNA-binding transcriptional regulator, with translation MTPPKTAGTNANPQPATRSSGTATLAEIAREAGVSAPTVSKVLNGRADVAPATRTRVEELLRAYGYRRRRAEATRSPLIDLVFHELESSWAMEVIRGVENVACDEGLSVVLSQSAGRLTPGRTWADQVAARRPHGVILVLSGLDESQRALLTSRSIPFVVLDPAGDPGDDVPSIGATNWHGGLAATRHLIELGHTRIGAISGPTRMMCSRARLDGYRAALETAGLPADPQLIGSGDFHHEAGYRIGLDLLRRPDRPTAVFAGNDLQALGVYEAARELGLRIPEDLSVVGFDDLPVAHWVGPPLTTVRQPLMEMAEAAARLVLDLGRSSSATVATRVELATSLVVRSSTGAPPA, from the coding sequence ATGACTCCCCCCAAGACCGCCGGAACGAACGCGAACCCCCAGCCCGCGACACGGTCCTCGGGGACCGCCACGCTCGCCGAGATCGCCCGCGAGGCGGGGGTGTCGGCGCCGACCGTGTCCAAGGTCCTCAACGGCCGTGCCGATGTCGCCCCGGCGACCCGCACCCGTGTCGAGGAACTGCTGCGCGCCTACGGCTACCGGCGGCGGCGGGCCGAGGCGACCCGTTCGCCCCTGATCGACCTGGTCTTCCACGAACTGGAGAGCTCCTGGGCGATGGAGGTCATCCGCGGCGTGGAGAACGTGGCGTGCGACGAGGGGCTGAGCGTGGTGCTCTCCCAGAGCGCGGGCAGGCTCACCCCCGGCCGGACCTGGGCCGACCAGGTCGCCGCCCGCCGCCCGCACGGGGTGATTCTCGTGCTGTCCGGCCTCGACGAGTCCCAGCGGGCCCTGCTGACCAGCCGCTCCATCCCGTTCGTGGTCCTGGACCCGGCGGGCGACCCGGGTGACGACGTGCCGTCGATCGGCGCCACGAACTGGCACGGCGGACTGGCCGCGACCCGGCATCTGATCGAACTGGGGCACACCCGGATCGGTGCGATCAGCGGTCCCACCCGGATGATGTGCAGCCGGGCGCGGCTCGACGGCTACCGGGCGGCGCTGGAGACGGCGGGCCTGCCGGCCGACCCGCAGCTCATCGGCAGCGGGGACTTCCACCATGAGGCCGGCTACCGGATCGGCCTCGATCTGCTGCGCCGGCCCGACCGGCCGACGGCGGTCTTCGCGGGCAACGACCTCCAGGCGCTGGGTGTCTACGAGGCCGCGCGCGAGCTGGGGCTGCGGATTCCGGAGGACCTGAGCGTGGTCGGCTTCGACGATCTGCCGGTGGCCCACTGGGTCGGACCGCCGCTGACGACCGTACGGCAGCCGCTGATGGAGATGGCGGAGGCGGCGGCCCGGCTGGTGCTCGACCTGGGGCGTTCGTCGAGCGCCACGGTGGCGACCCGGGTGGAGCTGGCGACCAGTCTGGTGGTGCGGAGCAGCACCGGGGCGCCTCCCGCGTGA
- the groES gene encoding co-chaperone GroES, producing MTTASSKVAIKPLEDRIVVQPLDAEQTTASGLVIPDTAKEKPQEGVVLAVGPGRVEDGKRVELDVKVGDVVLYSKYGGTEVKYNNEEYLVLSARDVLAIIEK from the coding sequence GTGACGACCGCCAGCTCCAAGGTTGCCATCAAGCCGCTTGAGGACCGCATTGTGGTCCAGCCGCTGGACGCCGAGCAGACCACGGCCTCTGGCCTGGTCATCCCGGACACCGCGAAGGAGAAGCCCCAGGAGGGCGTCGTCCTCGCGGTGGGCCCGGGCCGCGTCGAGGACGGCAAGCGCGTCGAGCTCGACGTCAAGGTCGGTGACGTCGTGCTCTACAGCAAGTACGGCGGCACCGAGGTGAAGTACAACAACGAGGAGTACCTCGTTCTCTCGGCTCGCGACGTGCTCGCGATCATCGAGAAGTAA
- the tsaB gene encoding tRNA (adenosine(37)-N6)-threonylcarbamoyltransferase complex dimerization subunit type 1 TsaB, producing MLLLALDTATPAVTVALHDGDSVVASSSQVDARRHGELLLPAVDRVLAESDTRLDAVTGIVVGVGPGPYTGLRVGLMTADTFGLALGVPVHGVCTLDGLAYASDLTVPFVVATDARRKEVYWARYDDSRTRATEPAVDRPADIAEAVEGLPAVGAGALLYPDTFPRAREPEHVSAAALASLAAEKLRAGEELAAPRPLYLRRPDAQVPKNYKVVTPK from the coding sequence GTGCTCTTGCTCGCTCTGGATACCGCAACCCCCGCCGTCACCGTCGCCCTGCACGACGGCGATTCCGTCGTCGCCTCGTCGAGCCAGGTGGACGCGCGCCGGCACGGGGAACTTCTGCTGCCCGCCGTCGACCGGGTCCTCGCCGAGTCGGACACCCGGCTCGACGCCGTCACCGGCATCGTCGTGGGTGTGGGCCCCGGCCCCTACACCGGGCTGCGCGTGGGACTGATGACCGCCGACACGTTCGGGCTCGCGCTCGGTGTGCCGGTGCACGGTGTGTGCACCCTCGACGGCCTCGCCTACGCCTCCGACCTCACCGTCCCGTTCGTGGTGGCCACGGACGCGCGCCGCAAGGAGGTCTACTGGGCGCGGTACGACGACTCCCGCACCCGGGCCACCGAGCCCGCCGTGGACCGGCCCGCCGACATCGCGGAGGCGGTCGAGGGCCTGCCCGCCGTGGGAGCCGGGGCGCTGCTCTACCCGGACACCTTCCCCCGGGCGCGCGAGCCCGAGCATGTCTCGGCGGCCGCGCTCGCCTCGCTGGCGGCGGAGAAGCTGAGGGCGGGCGAGGAACTGGCCGCCCCGCGTCCGCTGTATCTGCGCCGGCCCGATGCGCAGGTGCCCAAGAACTACAAGGTGGTCACCCCGAAGTGA
- a CDS encoding endo-1,4-beta-xylanase, with protein sequence MRTSRTPLRTRLIALFAGTAAVGALLAAGTTTAHAADAPLRDLAAAKGKVVGTAVSGGKLNGTYADIASGQFSSVTPDNAMKWGSVEPSRGSYNWAEADQIVAFAQAHNQQVRGHTLVWHSQNPNWLTNGSWTAAQLRTVLQDHITTEVTRYKGKLAAWDVVNEAFNEDGTYRSTIWYDNLGSDYIAQALTTARAADPSAKLYINDYNVEGVNAKSTALYNLVKSLKDRGVPIDGVGLQAHLILGQVPTDIQKNIQRFADLGVDVAITELDIRMQLPYTDAKGAQQKADYKNVASACAAVTRCVSLTVWGFTDSDSWVPDVFSGYGAATPYNESFAPKPAYYGIAEAFGGSGGTTPPPSDGCKAVYSVTSEWNDGFTGQVTINCSGASLSSWKAKWTFGAGQRITQAWNADCTQSGAAVTCSNASWNGTVPNGGSVTFGFNASWSGSNPLPSVTLG encoded by the coding sequence ATGAGAACCTCCAGAACCCCCTTGCGGACCCGGCTCATCGCCCTGTTCGCCGGTACCGCGGCGGTCGGTGCTCTGCTGGCCGCCGGTACGACCACCGCCCATGCCGCCGACGCGCCCCTGCGCGACCTCGCCGCCGCCAAGGGCAAGGTCGTCGGCACCGCGGTCTCCGGCGGCAAGCTCAACGGCACCTACGCCGACATCGCGTCCGGCCAGTTCAGCTCCGTCACCCCGGACAACGCCATGAAGTGGGGCTCGGTCGAGCCCTCCCGCGGCTCGTACAACTGGGCGGAGGCCGACCAGATCGTCGCCTTCGCGCAAGCGCACAACCAGCAGGTCCGCGGCCACACCCTGGTCTGGCACAGCCAGAACCCGAACTGGCTGACCAACGGCTCCTGGACCGCGGCCCAGCTGCGCACCGTGCTCCAGGACCACATCACCACCGAGGTCACCCGCTACAAGGGCAAGCTGGCGGCCTGGGACGTGGTGAACGAGGCGTTCAACGAGGACGGCACCTACCGCTCGACGATCTGGTACGACAACCTCGGCTCCGACTACATCGCCCAGGCCCTCACCACGGCCCGCGCCGCCGACCCGAGCGCCAAGCTGTACATCAACGACTACAACGTCGAGGGCGTGAACGCGAAGAGCACCGCCCTGTACAACCTGGTCAAGTCGCTCAAGGACCGGGGGGTCCCGATCGACGGGGTCGGGCTCCAGGCGCACCTGATCCTCGGGCAGGTGCCGACCGACATCCAGAAGAACATCCAGCGCTTCGCCGACCTGGGCGTGGATGTGGCGATCACCGAGCTGGACATCCGTATGCAGCTCCCCTACACGGACGCCAAGGGGGCGCAGCAGAAGGCCGACTACAAGAACGTGGCGTCCGCGTGCGCGGCGGTCACACGCTGCGTCAGCCTCACCGTCTGGGGCTTCACCGACTCGGACTCCTGGGTGCCGGACGTCTTCAGCGGGTACGGGGCGGCGACGCCGTACAACGAGAGTTTCGCGCCGAAGCCCGCGTACTACGGCATCGCGGAGGCGTTCGGTGGATCCGGGGGGACGACGCCGCCGCCGTCCGACGGCTGCAAGGCGGTGTACAGCGTCACCAGCGAGTGGAACGACGGCTTCACGGGCCAGGTGACGATCAACTGTTCGGGCGCTTCGCTCAGCTCCTGGAAGGCGAAGTGGACCTTCGGGGCCGGCCAGCGGATCACCCAGGCCTGGAACGCCGACTGCACCCAGTCCGGCGCGGCCGTGACCTGCTCGAACGCCTCCTGGAACGGGACGGTTCCGAACGGCGGCTCGGTGACCTTCGGGTTCAACGCCTCCTGGAGCGGAAGCAACCCCCTGCCCTCGGTGACCCTGGGCTGA
- a CDS encoding polysaccharide deacetylase family protein, with the protein MRRFRPAVAAGAALTLLVVTALATGCTAGEHDRHGPGLLNAPEARALDAYATRLGARYAERAVAAKRWALGRVPPVPPSAPARKPPITFRKGFEVEGGKDLPPVFTTVPTRNKIVFLTVDEGTEKDPEFLRMMSELKVPYSAFLSDDLINDDYDYFRRMRDLGVTLNNDTLHTPYLPGMPYEEQRQEICGMQDVMAREFGRRPTLFRPPNGVYDADTLRAAKSCGIRYAPIWNEEVFADHWEYREWDHRLHPGDIVLAHLRGGPDGQGTTTDAIRRFLDRATDEGYAVARLEDYL; encoded by the coding sequence GTGCGCCGTTTCCGGCCGGCGGTCGCGGCGGGCGCGGCCCTGACCCTGCTCGTCGTCACCGCCCTCGCGACCGGCTGCACCGCCGGGGAGCACGACAGGCACGGCCCGGGGTTGCTGAACGCCCCGGAGGCGCGCGCCCTCGACGCCTATGCCACCCGGCTGGGCGCCCGGTACGCCGAGCGCGCGGTGGCCGCAAAACGCTGGGCCCTGGGCCGGGTGCCGCCGGTGCCGCCCTCGGCCCCGGCGCGCAAGCCGCCGATCACCTTCCGCAAGGGGTTCGAGGTGGAGGGCGGCAAGGATCTGCCGCCGGTCTTCACCACCGTCCCCACCAGGAACAAGATCGTCTTTCTCACCGTCGACGAGGGCACCGAGAAGGATCCGGAGTTCCTCCGGATGATGAGCGAACTGAAGGTCCCCTACTCGGCGTTCCTCAGCGACGACCTGATCAACGACGACTACGACTACTTCCGGAGGATGCGCGATCTCGGCGTCACGCTGAACAACGACACCCTGCACACCCCCTATCTGCCCGGAATGCCGTACGAGGAGCAGCGGCAGGAGATCTGCGGCATGCAGGACGTGATGGCCCGGGAGTTCGGCAGGCGCCCGACGCTCTTCCGGCCGCCGAACGGCGTCTACGACGCGGACACCCTGCGCGCCGCGAAATCCTGCGGCATCAGATACGCGCCGATCTGGAACGAGGAGGTCTTCGCCGACCACTGGGAGTACCGCGAGTGGGACCACCGGCTGCATCCCGGTGACATCGTCCTGGCCCACCTCCGGGGCGGGCCGGACGGGCAGGGCACCACGACCGACGCGATCCGCCGGTTCCTGGACCGGGCCACGGACGAGGGCTACGCGGTGGCCCGCCTGGAGGACTACCTGTGA
- a CDS encoding YciI family protein, with amino-acid sequence MPRYLSLVRIDETTAPAEGPSPELMQRMGELIEEITKAGVMLDTAGLTPSAQGTRVSRQGGKISVTDGPFTESKEVIGGYALMQCKDMAEAVEWAKRFVNVHEDYWGITCEVRQIAEG; translated from the coding sequence ATGCCGCGTTATCTGTCGCTCGTGCGCATCGACGAGACCACCGCCCCCGCCGAGGGCCCCAGCCCCGAGCTGATGCAGCGGATGGGGGAGCTGATCGAGGAGATCACCAAGGCGGGGGTCATGCTCGACACCGCCGGCCTCACCCCGTCCGCGCAGGGCACCCGGGTGAGCCGTCAGGGCGGGAAGATCTCCGTCACCGACGGGCCGTTCACCGAGTCCAAGGAAGTCATCGGCGGCTATGCCCTCATGCAGTGCAAGGACATGGCCGAGGCGGTCGAGTGGGCCAAGCGGTTCGTGAACGTGCACGAGGACTACTGGGGGATCACCTGCGAGGTGCGGCAGATCGCCGAGGGGTGA
- a CDS encoding polysaccharide deacetylase family protein, translating into MRTSRLLTVLAGLLTVALLSGCAQSVDPIERLGKKAAQKVHRPRGRLDRTFRRWGLAAPLAPAPRPARPLGGAAGTASAGPPLVLDRVPTSDKVVFLTYDEGVENDPRFIDMVRELRLPVSVFLMERAVLPGSPGVARLRAAGAAIENRTLDGAVLRGRPYPAQRAEICGRRDRRERPTSRLLRPPYGMYDRTTLRAAGDCGVRALILWRPAAGRFWRGSLRPGDIIRPHEAGRSSASQAEETAHVLRRIQARGFTVARLEDYL; encoded by the coding sequence GTGAGGACATCACGCCTTCTGACGGTGCTCGCCGGTCTGCTCACCGTCGCACTCCTGTCCGGCTGCGCCCAGTCCGTCGACCCCATCGAACGGCTGGGCAAGAAGGCGGCACAGAAGGTGCACCGGCCGAGGGGGCGGCTGGACCGGACCTTTCGCCGCTGGGGCCTCGCCGCACCGCTCGCGCCCGCACCCCGCCCCGCCCGGCCCCTCGGCGGTGCGGCCGGAACGGCGTCCGCGGGGCCGCCCCTGGTCCTCGACCGGGTCCCCACCTCCGACAAGGTCGTCTTCCTGACCTACGACGAGGGCGTGGAGAACGACCCCCGGTTCATCGACATGGTCCGTGAACTGCGGCTGCCGGTGAGCGTGTTCCTCATGGAGCGTGCCGTTCTGCCGGGGTCCCCGGGGGTGGCGCGCCTGCGGGCGGCCGGCGCGGCCATCGAGAACCGCACTCTGGACGGCGCCGTGCTGCGCGGCCGTCCGTACCCGGCTCAGCGCGCCGAGATCTGCGGCCGGCGGGACCGGCGGGAGCGTCCGACATCCCGTCTGCTCCGGCCGCCGTACGGCATGTACGACCGCACGACGCTGCGCGCGGCGGGTGACTGCGGTGTCAGGGCCCTGATCCTGTGGCGCCCGGCGGCGGGACGGTTCTGGAGGGGGTCCCTCCGCCCCGGCGACATCATCCGCCCCCATGAGGCGGGCCGTTCGTCGGCGTCGCAGGCCGAGGAGACCGCCCATGTCCTGCGCCGCATCCAGGCGCGAGGGTTCACGGTGGCACGCCTGGAGGACTACCTGTAG
- a CDS encoding RNA polymerase sigma factor yields MEQQPTAAPAPDGATGAIEAVFRIESARIIAGVARIVRDVGIAEELAQDALVAALEQWPRDGVPDNPGAWLMTAARHRAIDLVRRRERYARKLAEVGRDLEAAPPHLDDPADPDDIDDDLLRLVFTACHPVLSAESRIALTLRLLGGLTTAEIARAFLVPEATVAQRIVRAKRTLATKGVAFEVPYGPEREARLGSVLDVIYLVFNEGYAATAGDDLLRPALCEDALRLARVLAELMPEEPEVHGLASLLEFQASRTAARTGPSGEPVLLGEQNRARWNRMLIARGVTALGRADAAATVLGPYALQAAIAACHAHAHTYEETDWARIATLYGLLAARSPSPVVELNRAVAVSMAEGPGPALEIVDRLAAEPALRDYHLLPSVRGDLLSRLGRTAEARAEFERAARLARNARERELLRARAEEHRATGPSGGGR; encoded by the coding sequence GTGGAACAGCAGCCCACCGCCGCCCCGGCCCCCGACGGCGCCACGGGCGCCATCGAGGCCGTCTTCCGGATCGAGTCCGCCCGCATCATCGCCGGTGTCGCCCGGATCGTGCGGGACGTCGGCATCGCCGAGGAGCTCGCTCAGGACGCGCTGGTCGCCGCGCTGGAGCAGTGGCCCCGCGACGGCGTGCCCGACAACCCCGGCGCCTGGCTCATGACCGCCGCCAGGCACCGCGCGATCGACCTGGTACGCCGCCGGGAGCGGTATGCGCGCAAGCTGGCGGAGGTCGGGCGGGACCTGGAGGCGGCGCCGCCCCACCTCGACGATCCGGCCGACCCCGACGACATCGACGACGACCTGCTGCGGCTCGTCTTCACCGCCTGCCATCCCGTTCTGTCCGCCGAGTCCCGGATCGCGCTCACCCTCCGACTGCTCGGCGGGCTGACCACGGCCGAGATCGCCCGCGCGTTCCTGGTGCCCGAGGCCACCGTGGCCCAGCGCATCGTGCGGGCGAAACGGACGCTCGCGACGAAGGGTGTCGCCTTCGAGGTGCCGTACGGACCCGAGCGGGAGGCCCGGCTCGGGTCCGTGCTGGACGTCATCTATCTGGTGTTCAACGAGGGGTACGCGGCCACCGCCGGGGACGACCTGCTGCGCCCCGCGCTGTGCGAGGACGCGCTCCGGCTCGCCCGTGTGCTGGCCGAGCTGATGCCCGAGGAGCCCGAGGTGCACGGACTGGCCTCGCTGCTCGAGTTCCAGGCGTCGCGGACGGCCGCCCGCACCGGCCCCTCGGGCGAGCCCGTCCTGCTCGGCGAACAGAACCGGGCCCGCTGGAACCGAATGCTCATCGCCCGCGGCGTCACCGCCCTGGGGCGCGCCGATGCGGCCGCCACCGTTCTGGGCCCGTACGCCCTCCAGGCCGCGATCGCGGCTTGTCACGCGCATGCGCACACCTACGAGGAGACGGACTGGGCGCGCATCGCCACCCTGTACGGTCTGCTGGCCGCCCGGTCACCGTCCCCGGTCGTCGAGCTGAACCGGGCGGTCGCCGTCTCGATGGCGGAGGGCCCCGGCCCGGCCCTGGAGATCGTGGACCGGCTGGCCGCCGAACCCGCTCTGCGCGACTACCACCTGCTGCCCAGCGTCCGCGGTGACCTGCTGTCCCGACTGGGGCGCACGGCCGAGGCCCGCGCCGAGTTCGAGCGCGCCGCCCGGCTCGCCCGCAATGCTCGCGAACGGGAGCTGCTGCGGGCACGGGCGGAGGAACACCGGGCGACCGGACCTTCCGGAGGAGGTCGTTAG